A genomic region of Dickeya solani IPO 2222 contains the following coding sequences:
- the rbsR gene encoding ribose operon transcriptional repressor RbsR, giving the protein MATMKDVARLARVSTSTVSHVINNNRYVSDIIRDRVMKAVEQLNYAPSALARSLKINQTRTIGMLLTASSNPFYAEVVRGVERCCYERGYSLILCNTEGDHHRLSRSLETLLQKRVDGLLLMCTESHMPSPDMIRRYPSIPVVMMDWAPFEGSSDVIKDNSLQGGEMATQYLISQGYRNIACIAGPQDKTTAHNRLEGYRKAMHQAGLSILPGYEVVGDFEFETGFRAMQQLLALPERPEAVFTSNDAMAVGVYRALHDAGLSIPDDMAVVGYDDIELARYLSPPLTTIHQPKDELGELAIDTLLHRLEHPDAEHNVLVLTPELIIRDSVGKRS; this is encoded by the coding sequence TTGGCGACGATGAAAGACGTGGCCCGTCTGGCTCGGGTATCCACATCAACGGTTTCTCACGTTATCAACAATAACCGCTATGTGAGCGATATCATTCGCGACCGGGTGATGAAAGCGGTTGAACAATTGAATTACGCGCCGTCAGCGCTGGCGCGTAGCCTTAAAATCAACCAGACCCGAACCATCGGCATGTTGCTGACCGCCAGTAGCAACCCGTTCTATGCCGAAGTGGTGCGCGGCGTGGAACGTTGCTGCTACGAACGGGGTTACAGCCTGATTCTGTGTAATACGGAAGGCGACCATCACCGCCTGAGCCGCAGTCTGGAAACATTACTGCAGAAACGGGTGGATGGGCTGTTGCTGATGTGTACTGAAAGCCACATGCCTTCACCCGATATGATTCGCCGTTATCCTTCTATTCCTGTCGTAATGATGGATTGGGCGCCTTTTGAAGGCAGCAGCGATGTCATCAAGGACAACTCGCTGCAAGGCGGCGAAATGGCTACCCAGTACCTGATTTCTCAGGGATATCGCAACATCGCCTGTATTGCCGGTCCGCAGGATAAAACCACCGCGCATAATCGCCTGGAAGGTTATCGTAAAGCGATGCACCAGGCGGGTTTGTCGATCCTCCCCGGTTATGAGGTGGTCGGGGACTTCGAATTCGAGACCGGCTTTCGCGCCATGCAACAATTGCTGGCATTGCCGGAGCGGCCCGAAGCCGTCTTTACCAGTAATGACGCTATGGCGGTGGGCGTCTACCGTGCTTTACACGATGCTGGCTTGTCTATCCCGGACGATATGGCCGTTGTGGGTTATGACGATATCGAACTGGCGCGCTACCTGTCTCCACCGTTGACGACGATTCATCAACCTAAAGATGAACTGGGCGAACTGGCGATTGATACGCTGCTTCATCGGCTGGAACACCCGGATGCGGAACACAATGTACTGGTGTTGACGCCGGAGCTAATCATTCGGGATTCGGTCGGCAAAAGAAGCTAG
- the mobB gene encoding molybdopterin-guanine dinucleotide biosynthesis protein MobB: MTDIPLLAIAAHSGTGKTTLLKQLIPLLSAMEIRVGIIKHTHHDMDVDKPGKDSYELRKAGADQTLVASNTRWALMTETPEQQEPNLHFLASRMDSSTLDLILVEGFKHEPVDKILLYRHDSGRDAAALVDADTLAVATDTPLTLALPCLDLNQPAQIAAFIRDWLRRRTGSAGD, from the coding sequence ATGACTGATATACCGCTTCTGGCTATTGCTGCTCACAGTGGTACAGGCAAAACCACCTTACTCAAGCAGCTCATTCCATTGCTGAGCGCGATGGAAATTCGGGTGGGTATCATCAAGCATACGCACCACGATATGGATGTCGATAAACCGGGTAAGGACAGCTATGAGCTACGCAAGGCCGGTGCTGACCAGACACTGGTTGCCAGCAATACTCGCTGGGCGTTGATGACCGAAACACCGGAACAGCAGGAACCCAATCTGCACTTCCTGGCCAGCAGAATGGACAGCTCAACGCTGGATTTGATTCTGGTAGAAGGCTTCAAACACGAACCAGTCGATAAAATCCTGCTCTACCGTCATGACTCAGGGCGTGATGCCGCGGCGTTGGTCGATGCCGACACGCTGGCCGTGGCCACCGATACCCCCTTAACCCTCGCCCTGCCCTGTCTGGATCTCAACCAGCCGGCGCAGATCGCCGCGTTTATCCGCGACTGGCTGCGAAGAAGAACCGGCTCCGCCGGAGACTGA